The window TGGAACGATCAGATTCGAAAACCCCATTCAAGAGTGTCGTGATCTTCTGGAACACCATCATTGCCTTGTTGTTATTGATGATCTGCAGTCCAAGAAAGAATGGGACTTGATAAAAGCTGCCTTATTGCCTAGATCCTCTAAAAAAAGTGTTATCATTGCCATTACGTCAGAAGCAAGCATTGCCACATGTTGCGCGGACAAGGAAGAGCTCATATTTAATGTCAAAGGTCTTCAAGCTGATGCAGCGTCTAGTCTCTTCCACCAAGAGGTATGTTCATTCACAAGAAACTTTTCTCTGTTTTAGCTTCTCCTGACTGATTTTGTGCATTCCTGTTTTTACAACTGTTAGTGCTCGTGCATTAGTTTGCTTTGTAACTGTTTAAGGAGATAATAAAACACATTAGACTAGGTTTTTTCTTTTTGCCAACATTTTGAAAATTCATATATGCCATAAGAATTGGTCTCGGATTGTGTTTGAAATTGGCAATGTTCTAAATCTATTGTATAAAAGACGCTAGGATGCCTCTTGTAGCAAACAAATAGCGGTACTTTTTCTTGCTCCCCTGGCATTTTTTCATTAATTATTTACGCATTGTGAACGAGTAATTTCATTTTTAGTTCCTATTATTAGAGCTCATGCATGTACTTACTATGTTTGCGTCCACTACTAACTGTATATTTTGCAACTGAAACATCATCAAATGCAATTTGTCTTTACCATACTAAGAATGGTCAGTTCTTGATTAATTTAACAATAGGTACAAAGGAAGAACCCAGACTCCTCTCTGAAGGATCTcagagaagaagaagcagctaaacTACATGAACTTATTCTCAAGTGTGGCGGGCTTCCACAAGTAATAGTTGAAATAGCTGGCATATTGGCAAAGAAGACTGTCACACTAATGGATACGGTAGGTTCTACCAATGACAGGTTCATGCACACATTGGAGAACAATCCAGAGTACGACAGTCTACAGGGCCTATTCAGTTGGATGTATTCCTACTTCCGCAGTTGCCCAGATTCCCTTAAGCCATGCATCTTCTACATGTCACTTTTCCCCCGAGATCAGAGCCCCCGGCGGAGACGTGTTGTGAGGAGGTGGGTCGCGGAGGGCTACTCCAGGGACAGCGAAGACAATTCTGCAGAGCAAAATGGGGAGAAGTTCTTCTCCAATCTCCTTGACCTGAGTATTATCCAGCATCCACCTCAGTTAGTCACCGCTACTTCAGGAGATAGAAGGATGATCTCGTGCCGCGTCAATGGTTTCATCCGGGAGTACATCGTCTCGCGGCGGATGGAAGAGAACCTTGTCTTTGAGCTGGAGGGTTGTTGTGAGATAACCACACAACGCACGGGACGTCACCTTATCATAAGGGAGAGCTGGGACAGAGACAAGATTGTGTTCGAGAGCATGGACTTCTCCAAGCTACGGTCACTGACGGTGTTTGGGAAGTGGAGACAATTTTTCGTCTCTGAAAGCATGAAGctgctctgggtgctcgacctggaGGATTCATTGGATGTACAGGATGCCGATCTCGAGAAGATGCTAAAGCTGCTGCGTCGTCTCAAGTTCCTCTCGCTGCGAGGATGCCGTGAGATTCACCATTTGCCAAGTTCAGTAGGTGATCTGAGGCAGCTCCAGACTCTGGATATCAGACACACATTGATTGTGAACCTACCAGGGAACATCAAAAAGCTACAGAAGCTGCAGTACATCCGTGCCGGCACCTCTATCCAGGCACAGGAATCATCAACACCATGTCTTTCAGTACCAAAGTTCTGCGGACGTCACCGCCAATTTGGTGTTATGGTTCCTAGAGGGATTAACAAACTGACAACGTTGCACACATTCGGTGTTGTCAACATTGGTGCATCAGGCGGGAAAGCCATCCTTAAAGAGCTCAAAGATCTGACTCAATTGCGCAAGCTCGGAGTGTCTGGCATCAACAGGAGAAACAGCAAGAAGTTCTCCTCTGCAATCTCACGCCATGTCCATTTGGAATCCTTGTCGGTGCAGCTGGACAAGGGCAGTCAAAGTTGTTTGTCTGGCATCGTCCTGCCTTTGAAGACGCTGCAGAGTTTTAAACTGCATGGGCCTGTGGAGAAGTTGCCAGTTTTGAAGATCGACGAGCTTAGCATGCTGACAAAGTTGGATTTGGAGATGACCATATTGACAGAGGATGACATAAAGCTCATTGGGAGTCTATCCAAACTATTCACTCTCCGTATCAAGCTGCTCCAAGATAGTAAGGTCCATTTTTGTGTTAAAGAGGCTGGACTTGAGGTGCCAACTTACCAAATGGTCAAGGTCCTAGACATCGGTTTCAACTCAAACTTCGAAGTTACTTTTGGGACAAACACAATGAGAAGTCTTGAGCTGATAAAGGCTCACTGCTGCAATGGTTCTTCAGTGAAGTTCTCCGGCCTGAATAACGTAACTGAACTCAAGGTACTCTTGCTGAAGGGTTGCTGTGACAACGCACTGAAGGAAGAGCTGGAGAGCCAACTTGCCCAGCATCCAAACGAACCAGTTTTGGAGCAGGAGGAATAGCCACGTTTATCCTGATGGATACTGACTGATTGCTGATTGGTCATTGTCATTGTCCTTGTTCATTTCTGTTTGTCCCCCCACCCCACGCCTACTACGCGATCCTGTTGTTTCAGTGGGAATACAGATGTGTAACTGTCCTGCGCGTAAGAAAGAATCATGCCAATGAACGCTGGAACTTTGTCATCATTTGTTTTAAAtttcctttttcattttctttcttcttttagaGCAATACCATTGTAATGTTTCAAAAACTCTTTCTCTCTTATTACTGAATCGACGCACAATTCTCATGCGCGTTCCGAAAAAAAGAGTAATACGGTTGTACATAATTTTTGTTTGGTCCTTGTATTTATTTTAGTTGATGTTTTGTTTATTGAGAAGAAAAGAGAAACCGACTGATTCGGATAAAATTCAGACATCCAGTGGTCTGACTAATAGAGGTTTAGTAATTtcagtttgtttgtttgtttgttNNNNNNNNNNNNNNNNNNNNNNNNNNNNNNNNNNNNNNNNNNNNNNNNNNNNNNNNNNNNNNNNNNNNNNNNNNNNNNNNNNNNNNNNNNNNNNNNNNNNNNNNNNNNNNNNNNNNNNNNNNNNNNNNNNNNNNNNNNNNNNNNNNNNNNNNNNNNNNNNNNNNNNNNNNNNNNNNNNNNNNNNNNNNNNNNNNNNNNNNNNNNNNNNNNNNNNNNNNNNNNNNNNNNNNNNNNNNNNNNNNNNNNNNNNNNNNNNNNNNNNNNNNNNNNNNNNNNNNNNNNNNNNNNNNNNNNNNNNNNNNNNNNNNNNNNNNNNNNNNNNNNNNNNNNNNNNNNNNNNNNNNNNNNNNNNNNNNNNNNNNNNNNNNNNNNNNNNNNNNNNNNNNNNNNNNNNNNNNNNNNNNNNNNNNNNNNNNNNNNNNNNNNNNNNNNNNNNNNNNNNNNNNNNNNNNNNNNNNNNNNNNNNNNNNNNNNNNNNNNNNNNNNNNNNNNNNNNNNNNNNNNNNNNNNNNNNNNNNNNNNNNNNNNNNNNNNNNNNNNNNNNNNNNNNNNNNNNNNNNNNNNNNNNNNNNNNNNNNNNNNNNNNNNNNNNNNNNNNNNNNNNNNNNNNNNNNNNNNNNNNNNNNNNNNNNNNNNNNNCGGAAGGGAAAACCGCGTCTGGGCCACCATTGTCAGGCAAAAACACATCGCTAGGTAGGCCATTCCCTCGCCGGAAAAGAGAGAGAGCCTCGCCGCGGCATACATCCCGTTCCTGGGCGAGCTTTCTTGCGCTCCGGCCGCGCAGGGCGGGATACCGGCGCTGCACGCCTACCACGGTCGCCCGTGAAACGCCTAGCTTGGCGATGGACTCGGACGACGAGGAGGTGCTCgcagcgctgctggaggaggaagccgatgccgACGCCCAAgacgaagagcatctcatggtcgtCGCCGCCTGGCCAGCCTTCTCGCGAGCAAtgcaaagccgcggcgaggtggctcggcgcgggGCCGGCTGAAGGCAAAGCAGAGGCATCGACTGGAAGGCTACTGCTTGCTCTAccccgactacttcgccgacgctccactgcACGGTGACAAAGTATTTCGGTGTTGTTATTGGATGAGCCGAAAGttgttcctcaggattgtgaattccatccgggagttcgacagctacttcaagggcgagaaggattgcaccggcacacttggattcacctcactccagaagtgcacgacagttatgaggatgcttgcatatggagctcctggTGATTCACTGgaagactatgggcgcatggctgagtccacgaccattgagtgtttctacaagttctgcaggacagtggtggcagtgtttgaaccgcaatacttgcgatcacccaatgctgaagacacggctcgaatcctagcacagaatgcggtAAGAGGATTTCctaggatgcttggaagcatcgactgcatgcattggaaatggaaaaactgtccatttgcttggcaggggatgtagaaaggcgccaaaggcggttgtagtgtggtacttgaggcagtggccacacacgacctctggatttggcactccttctttggtatgccaggaactcacaatgacatcaacatactgcagtgctcccctgtctttgccaagtTTGTTGAAGGTCTTTCTCCTCctatgaacttcgaggtcaatgggcggcactacaataaGGGATACTACCTAGGAGATGGCATCTATCAGAGATGGTCCACATTTATGAAtactatctcaaaccctgtgctAGAAGGTAAGAACTCCCACTTTGCGAAGGTTTAgggggcttgcaggaaggatgtcgagcacatttggtgtgcttcaatctcgatttactgttgtccggtaccccgctcagacctggtcaaaagatcaaatgtgggagatcatgacttgttgtgttatcttgcacaacatgatcattgagagcaagCAGAAAGagtcagtgtttgacactgaaccatattacaggcagggtcctcttgcccaagttgatcaccacctACCGACAAACTGGACGGccttcctcaatatgcgtcaggagatccgaggctCACTGGTGAATCAACAACTACAACAAGATCTgatgagcacctatggaggctaaagggcaacgcctagctcgacgtgtgatTAAATATGagttttttatttgttgaactatataatttgtattgaactatttgatttctattgattttctgtgatgaactatgtgatataAAATAGCTCCTGTTGAATTTACGCCAAAGCACAGCGGATATGGGCCGAAATTGGTCAATTTGCGCCGATAGCGGGCCAATTTGCACCGAAAGCCGGCTAAAAAGTGGGCAAATTTGCGTCAAAAGTGGGCCGAAATCGGTGCCTGGGGCAGCGGCTGGAAACCCGATCGCCCCACACCGATTTTAGCACCGGTTAGCCCCCAGGCGGCGATATTTCAAGCCCCCTGGAGGGTGAACGAGAGATGCTAGACTCACCAGCTGTTTACGAGGGGTTTAACGgagtggtcaaaagtgattggctGAGATTTGGGTTAATGAGGTGGGTCCACCACTGAAATCAGGGGGGCAATTAGTGGAGGGCACGCAAGGGGAGTTCGTAAGAGTCCGTTGTTTCTCTCCGTGCGTGTAGTATTATCGGGGGCAAACGGCCGGAGAttctcttagagcatctctagcagaccccataTAATGCcaacccgcaaaacgcgtttgcagttcgcaGAAAAATGACTTTACGGGCCGACACGGGCGAGGGCAGAGTCAGACCCCGCAAATGGACCCTGAAAAAAGGATATTCGTAGTAGATGCTCTTTTACGGGTCGGCTGCACGGGGTCTGTTCGGGTGCCGCCGCTTGGACCCGCAAACTGAAACCCCCAAATTGAGCGAATTTGACAGCAATTTCGATAAATTTGACAGCAATTTTGTCCCGCAAGCTCGATGTCTTGTGTTCCCTCTTGATCTTCTCCTTTGTCTTCTTGTCACCATCGGGCTTGTTCAAGTTTCTTGGGCCATCATTAtcttcatcttcatccatgtttacAAGTGACCCTCTCTTCGGTGGGGATTATTTGTCAatcaacttccacttctcgcaCTATTTGAGCATATCCCAACAATGCTCAAGTTTAAAAAATTAGCTTTCGGAAGCTTCCATGTCTTTGTATCTTTGTTGGGCAATTTTGTCCTACGCATTTAAAATAAGGTCAAATGATGCAATCACTTCATatgatgcaaatgaaatgcacaactTGGGACGTGTAAATTAACTCACATAGTCGGATTCCACGgttccacttggaggtgcattgcgaACTTGTTCCAAGCAAGCTGTCCAACGACTACAAATCGGCTTGATCACGTGTCAACGACCTTGAATTGACCGAAAGGTCTGTGATGTCTTATTGTGATACTTGGCCATCATGCGGAAGTATTGATCTCGGATTCTTTGCCAATATCTCTTCGAGGTTTGAGACGTACCCCTGCAAGCATCAAGGGACACCGCACTCCAAGCCTTGATCAAGATTTGATATTCCAAGAGCGTGTAGTTCTTCATCTCACGCTTTTTCTTACTTGCGCTTGCTCAAAAGCACCCTCATCTACCTCCTCCACTTCTTCCTCACCACAGTGATCATCCACACCACCCTCCATTTCATTGTAATCAAAAGCAGCGAACGGGGCTTGATCGATGTCGACGGCGttggtgtccaacaagttcacgaactcggCAGTGGCATTGTTCGAACCGCCGCTACATTGAGTAACATTAAGTCACGAAAACCACAATGGCGAAAAGAAAAGCAAGACAAAAGATCAAAGATgcataccttccggccatttcatcgaacacctcgccTATGGTAGAAGCAGCTTCGTTGAACGGCATCGTCGGGGAACATGTCGCCGGGGCGGGGGGAGTGGACGAAGGCGCCGGCCTTTTCGTTGGAACCTTCTTCCGCTTCACGCCCGAAACCTTGCTCACCTTCTCCGCCGGCGGCCGGGCAGATCGCGCAGCAGCGGAGGCGCCCAGTGCGCGTGCCTTTCCGGCGGGGCCAGCCGGATTGCCGCACTGAACGACGACGTTGCcctgccacttcctccatggtgtcgggGGACGGCTGGAAGGCTTCCATGGCGGGGAAGACGAAACGGAGCGCGCGGTGGCGGGGCAATGGCGGCCGAGGAGGGGGGGAAGCGGGAACGGCCGCGCGGAAAGTTCTCTCCCGCCAAATCTCGCTGCTGATAGGGGGCGAGCTCGGTCGGCCTCCCATCCTGTGAATCTAGAGGTTGAGGTCGAACTTTTGCCGCACCCCGCAAAATCTTCTACGGATCGGTCGCGTTTGAGGAGTCTGCTCGGGCAGAATTTTCCACGCCGACCCATATTTTAACGGTTATTTTACGGGTCACGGTCTCACGGAtatatacggggtctgctagatGCTCTTACCCTCTAGCATTAGCCTCTTTCTCGTTTTTCCAAAAGCAACGCGACTACTGGAGACGCGCTTTGTACACGGACACTACCTCGCAGTGTTTTGGATCCTACCCTCGCAGTGTACACGGACACGCCGACGTCCACCCCAGAGGCAGACTCACGGTGGAGGTCCTCACGCGCTACAGATCCCCCGTTTTCTTTTCAAAGAAGGAGAAATACTCGAGGGAGAGTCAAGTCAAGTCAACTCAATCCACATCTCGTTGGGTTCATTTATAAGCAACTTTTCTTTTTTGCGATGGATTTATAAGCACCTTCGGCCAGCAGAAACCATTCATCTCACAAGCCTCTCACCCCCATTTCGCTGTCCCCTTCCCAGCATCTATAGCAGCATACCTAAGTGTTGGATCTTCTCCAGGTCAGTGCTGTCTATTAAGAACCTTGTTGTTTTTCAGATGATTGTAGCACAACCATGCTTATAGCTCAGTTAAAACAAGATGTTATGGCTTACATGTTTTTTCCTTTCTTAAAAAGGGTAGATTTTATTTCCATTGTTTCAATAAATCCATGGCTTGCAGCAGCTCACATCTATCACTTCTCATACCATCAGAAATGGCCACTTACGCTGGAGGAGCCAATACGGAGGAGAACAATCAGACTGTTCTAAGCACATTACCCAAGGAACTGCCGTTGGACTTCTTGAGGACTATCACAGATCAGTTCTCAGACCATCGCATTCTTGGTACGGGTGCATTTGGAACGGTTTATACGGTATGTTCATGCCTCGACAACTTTTCGCATTTTCGGAATTTGTTGACGAAAATGACAATGATTGCTGAAAAAGTATCTTTGAGGTTGAACAGGGAGTTATGCCAGATAGCCAAAGGATTGCCATGAAGAAGCTTGCAGAGAGTGCACCGGTTGCACGCGACAAAGCGTTTACCAATGAGGTCCAGAATATCATGGCTCTCCACCATAAGAATGTGGTAAAGTTGGTTGGGTACTGCCATGAAGGACAAAAGAAAGTTGTTCAAAACAATGGTAGATATATTGTTGCAGATGTTTATGAAAGCCTACTCTGCTACGAATATTTACCTATGGGAAGCCTTCAGAAGAACCTTTTTGGTATGTGATGATAAATTTCTATTTTAGTTTCATCTACTCCCTAAgtacaaaaatgtcttatattttgatacggacgGAGTAATATTTAGTTATTTTACAATGTTTGGAGCACGGATTACCTTCTCATGTTCTATTCCTTGAACTACTATCTTAGCTACTGAAATAACTTAATCTTTAACTTCAGACAAACCCATTAACATGGCTTGGGATGCGCGCTTCAAAATAATTAAGGGGATCTGCGATGGTTTACTCTTTCTTCATAGGATTCCTATTATCCATATGGATTTGAAGCCTCAAAATATACTGTTGGACAATAACATGATACTGAAAATTGCGGATTTTGGACTTTCCAGGCTCTTTGGTCAAGAACAAACACGTGCAAACACACAGAATGTTGTGGGATCATAGTAAGCTGACCAGAACTGTTCTAATATTTTGTTGTAAATTGCATCTTCACTTTCTAGCAATGCGTATTAAATTATCACTGCTAATTATATGCAGCGGATACATAGCCCCAGAATACCTATACAGAGGTGAAATCTCCGCTCAGTCAGACATATATAGTTTAGGCCTATTAATCATCGAGACTACCACCGGCGAGAAGAATAACCCCAAACAGAACGAACCTTCAGCAAGGGAGTTTATCGAAAGAGTAAGAAAGAATACTACATGCTGATTTAATTGTTGAAATCAAGAAGCTTATGTTAGAGTTTAACTTTATGTTGTCACCTAGGATAACTGTTCGAAATTCTTTACATAGGTACGTCAAAATTGGACAGAAGGACACATAGCATCCAGATACTCAAAATTAAATGCAAATGGCCTCC is drawn from Triticum dicoccoides isolate Atlit2015 ecotype Zavitan chromosome 4A, WEW_v2.0, whole genome shotgun sequence and contains these coding sequences:
- the LOC119286543 gene encoding disease resistance protein Pik-2-like, which gives rise to MADLAVGLAKSVVEGALTKAQSAIEEDSKLRQSAQRDLVFITGEFQMMQSFLKLADDERTRNIVVRTWVRQIRELAYDVEDCIEFVLHLDKKSQWWRRLLPPFVSAARQPLDEAIAEIRQLKIRVEDVSSRNARYSLISDSGSKPVVVHQQPPSAARAAMGATAFHMLVEATDITKRQHGDLTQLITKKDGGLQVVSVWGTGGDLGTTSIIRKAYSDPESCQNFACRAWVKLAHPFNPHDFIRGLTAQFYANTCQELHEEALRGVLTRSEATQDDYLKEFVRQVNDVRYLIVLEDLSTMAEWDAIRTFLPDKKNGSWIIVSTQQFEIASLCVGHSYQVLELKQFSADHSVYAFREGSQGDREKAEERPAEQGVSSENILTCKNSAATEWMQEYPIIGRESEMNELRQHTTFARFHSFQVISVWGIAGVGKSALVRNLFCDRILANGLFVKYGWVDVSHPFNLRDFSRSLLLGFHSESLQANETINRGTIRFENPIQECRDLLEHHHCLVVIDDLQSKKEWDLIKAALLPRSSKKSVIIAITSEASIATCCADKEELIFNVKGLQADAASSLFHQEVQRKNPDSSLKDLREEEAAKLHELILKCGGLPQVIVEIAGILAKKTVTLMDTVGSTNDRFMHTLENNPEYDSLQGLFSWMYSYFRSCPDSLKPCIFYMSLFPRDQSPRRRRVVRRWVAEGYSRDSEDNSAEQNGEKFFSNLLDLSIIQHPPQLVTATSGDRRMISCRVNGFIREYIVSRRMEENLVFELEGCCEITTQRTGRHLIIRESWDRDKIVFESMDFSKLRSLTVFGKWRQFFVSESMKLLWVLDLEDSLDVQDADLEKMLKLLRRLKFLSLRGCREIHHLPSSVGDLRQLQTLDIRHTLIVNLPGNIKKLQKLQYIRAGTSIQAQESSTPCLSVPKFCGRHRQFGVMVPRGINKLTTLHTFGVVNIGASGGKAILKELKDLTQLRKLGVSGINRRNSKKFSSAISRHVHLESLSVQLDKGSQSCLSGIVLPLKTLQSFKLHGPVEKLPVLKIDELSMLTKLDLEMTILTEDDIKLIGSLSKLFTLRIKLLQDSKVHFCVKEAGLEVPTYQMVKVLDIGFNSNFEVTFGTNTMRSLELIKAHCCNGSSVKFSGLNNVTELKVLLLKGCCDNALKEELESQLAQHPNEPVLEQEE
- the LOC119289058 gene encoding putative receptor-like protein kinase At4g00960, giving the protein MATYAGGANTEENNQTVLSTLPKELPLDFLRTITDQFSDHRILGTGAFGTVYTGVMPDSQRIAMKKLAESAPVARDKAFTNEVQNIMALHHKNVVKLVGYCHEGQKKVVQNNGRYIVADVYESLLCYEYLPMGSLQKNLFDKPINMAWDARFKIIKGICDGLLFLHRIPIIHMDLKPQNILLDNNMILKIADFGLSRLFGQEQTRANTQNVVGSYGYIAPEYLYRGEISAQSDIYSLGLLIIETTTGEKNNPKQNEPSAREFIERVRQNWTEGHIASRYSKLNANGLQEVKVCIEIGLDCVRIDRKSRPSIESIVQRLDGRCASKRANQFSTTSMRS